The Streptococcus mitis genome has a segment encoding these proteins:
- a CDS encoding carbamoyl phosphate synthase small subunit, translated as MTKRLLVLEDGTVFEGKAFGADIDVTGEIVFNTGMTGYQESITDQSYNGQILTFTYPLVGNYGINRDDYESIIPTCKGVVVFEEARRASNWRNQMTLDEFLKAKKIPGISGIDTRALTKIIRKHGTMRATLTHVGDSMDHVTDQLQATVLPTDNIKQVSTKTSYPAPGVGLSVVLVDFGLKHSILRELSKRNCNVTVVPYSTTAEEILHLNPDGVMLSNGPGNPEDVPQALDMIRGVQGKIPIFGICMGHQLFAMANGAKTYKMKFGHRGFNHAVREIATGRVDFTSQNHGYAVSREDLPEHLIITHEEINDKSVEGVRHRYQPAFSVQYHPDAAPGPHDASYLFDEFIEMMEAFKQSN; from the coding sequence ATGACAAAAAGACTTCTAGTATTAGAAGATGGCACAGTTTTTGAAGGTAAGGCCTTCGGAGCAGATATTGATGTAACAGGCGAAATCGTCTTTAACACAGGGATGACCGGCTACCAAGAATCCATTACAGACCAGTCTTATAATGGACAAATCTTGACCTTTACTTATCCTTTGGTGGGAAATTATGGAATCAACCGTGATGATTACGAATCCATTATTCCAACTTGTAAGGGAGTCGTTGTTTTCGAAGAGGCACGTAGAGCTAGCAACTGGCGTAACCAAATGACGCTAGATGAATTTTTGAAAGCCAAGAAAATTCCTGGTATTTCAGGGATTGATACGCGTGCCCTTACTAAGATTATCCGTAAGCATGGTACCATGCGTGCAACCTTGACTCACGTTGGGGACAGCATGGACCATGTGACGGATCAGCTCCAAGCGACAGTCTTGCCGACAGACAATATCAAGCAGGTTTCTACTAAAACTTCATATCCAGCTCCAGGAGTTGGTTTGAGTGTTGTCTTAGTTGACTTTGGTCTCAAGCACTCAATCTTACGTGAACTCTCTAAGCGTAATTGTAACGTGACGGTTGTTCCTTATTCGACAACGGCAGAAGAAATTCTCCATCTCAATCCTGACGGAGTTATGTTGTCAAATGGTCCAGGTAACCCAGAAGACGTTCCACAAGCACTGGATATGATTCGTGGTGTGCAAGGAAAAATTCCAATCTTTGGTATTTGTATGGGGCATCAACTCTTTGCAATGGCAAATGGTGCTAAGACCTACAAGATGAAATTTGGACACCGTGGATTCAACCATGCGGTACGCGAAATTGCTACAGGCCGTGTGGATTTTACAAGTCAAAACCATGGTTATGCAGTTAGCCGTGAGGATTTGCCAGAGCACTTGATTATTACCCATGAAGAAATCAATGACAAGTCAGTTGAAGGTGTGCGTCACAGATACCAACCTGCTTTCTCTGTTCAATACCACCCAGACGCAGCCCCTGGTCCACACGACGCAAGCTACCTATTTGACGAGTTTATCGAGATGATGGAAGCATTTAAACAATCAAACTAA
- a CDS encoding aspartate carbamoyltransferase catalytic subunit, translating into MSENQQALNHVVSMEDLTVDQVMKLIKRGIEFKNGAQLPYEDHPIVSNLFFEDSTRTHKSFEVAEIKLGLERLDFDVKTSSVNKGETLYDTILTLSALGVDVCVIRHPEVDYYRELIASPTITTSIINGGDGSGQHPSQSLLDLMTIYEEFGHFEGLKVAIAGDLDHSRVAKSNMQILKRLGAELYFAGPEEWRSQEFADYGQFVTIDEIIDQVDVMMFLRVQHERHDSGAVFSKEDYHAQHGLTQERYDRLKETAILMHPAPVNRDVEIADHLVEAPKSRIVQQMTNGVFVRMAILESVLASRNAN; encoded by the coding sequence ATGTCAGAAAATCAACAAGCATTGAACCATGTGGTGTCCATGGAAGATCTCACTGTCGATCAAGTGATGAAATTGATCAAGCGAGGAATTGAGTTTAAAAATGGAGCTCAGCTTCCCTACGAGGACCATCCGATTGTTTCCAATCTTTTCTTTGAGGATTCTACACGGACGCATAAGTCCTTTGAAGTGGCAGAAATTAAACTGGGATTGGAACGACTTGACTTTGATGTGAAGACTAGTTCGGTCAATAAGGGTGAAACACTTTATGATACTATCCTGACCCTATCTGCACTAGGAGTGGATGTCTGTGTGATTCGCCACCCAGAGGTTGACTACTACAGAGAGTTGATTGCTAGTCCCACGATTACGACTTCCATCATCAATGGTGGAGATGGTTCGGGCCAACACCCTAGCCAGAGCTTGCTTGATTTGATGACTATTTATGAGGAATTTGGTCACTTTGAGGGTCTTAAGGTTGCTATTGCAGGTGACTTGGACCACTCACGCGTTGCTAAATCCAATATGCAGATTTTGAAACGCTTGGGAGCTGAACTTTACTTTGCTGGACCTGAGGAATGGAGAAGTCAAGAGTTTGCAGACTATGGACAGTTTGTAACTATTGATGAAATCATTGATCAGGTGGATGTCATGATGTTTCTCCGTGTGCAACATGAACGCCATGATAGTGGAGCTGTCTTTTCAAAAGAAGACTACCATGCCCAACATGGCTTGACTCAAGAACGTTATGACCGTTTGAAAGAAACAGCAATCCTTATGCACCCAGCTCCAGTCAACCGTGATGTAGAAATCGCAGATCACTTGGTTGAAGCACCAAAATCACGCATTGTCCAACAAATGACCAACGGTGTCTTTGTTCGAATGGCAATTTTAGAATCCGTATTGGCGAGTAGAAACGCCAACTAA